From Spiroplasma endosymbiont of Amphimallon solstitiale:
TTGCAAAGTGGTTCTTGTACTCAAGCATGGTACATTTTTCTTTTAATTATGTAGAAAAGTATGGATGACCAAAAATTATTCATCAATTTACACTTAAAATATTATTTTTAATTAAAAATTTGTTAAAAGTAACATTATTTAGTGTAAAAATTCTCTAAAAATAACACTTTATCATGTATCATTACTTTTCTACAAAATTAAAGGAAGAATTTGGCTTTAATTTTGTAGAAAAGTAGTGGTATTAGTAAAATTAGCAAAAATATATTTTTATATGGTATTTTTAATATTAAAGAGGTGATTTTAAATGAATAAAAATACAGTAAAAGAAATTTTAAATAATTTGTCTGATAAAGATTTTATTGAGATTTTTAGAGAAAATAAAACTAGAATTAAACAAATTGAGAAAAAAGAAAAATTTGAAGCAGTCGAACAAAAATTCAAAGAGAAAGGGATTCAATGTCCAGATTGTAGTTCTTTTTTGTGTACTAAATATGGTAGTAAAGATTATAAGCAAAGATATAAATGTAAAAGTTGTAATATTACTTTTCATGCTTTTAAAAATCATTATTTTTATTGAAGTCATTTATCTCATGATCAATGAGATTTATTGATACAAATAGCTACTTTAGGTCAATCTGCTTACATTATTTCTCAATTTATTAATACTACAAATAAAACTGCCTGATTTAATCGTCAAAAATTTATGAAATCAACACAATTAGTAAAAACACAAAATCAATTTGTAAAATTAAAAGCTAGAATTGAAATTGACGAAACTTTTATCAAAGAAATTCATAAAGGAAACTTTAAAGATCCAAATGATCCAAGAAAACAATGAATTGAAGAAAATGCTAAAGATTTAAATTGTTGTATTCAAATGGCAATTGATGAAAACCGAAATATCTATGCTCAAACAACAAATACTAAAAGATTAAATAAAAAATGAGTACAAGAAAACTTAACATCGAAACTTATCGAAGAAAATTCAATTATAGTTTGTGATATGCAAGTATTATATGATACAGTAGCTAAACAAACTAAATCCACTATCCAGCAGTTTAAATCAAAAGAAAATAAAGAATTAAATTATAAAAAATTAAGTAATGTCAGTAAAATACAATCAAGTTTAAAAGAATTTATTACTCATTACCATGGCATTGGATTTACCAATATTCAAAATTACCTCAATTTATGGAAATGAAAATATCAACACTACGGATTAACCCCTTATCAAAAATCCAATGTGTTATATTTCAGTTTGTAAAAAAAATAAATCCCAAAATTTAATAAAATCAAATTTTAAGTCAAGTTGATGACTTT
This genomic window contains:
- a CDS encoding transposase-like zinc-binding domain-containing protein; this encodes MNKNTVKEILNNLSDKDFIEIFRENKTRIKQIEKKEKFEAVEQKFKEKGIQCPDCSSFLCTKYGSKDYKQRYKCKSCNITFHAFKNHYFYWSHLSHDQWDLLIQIATLGQSAYIISQFINTTNKTAWFNRQKFMKSTQLVKTQNQFVKLKARIEIDETFIKEIHKGNFKDPNDPRKQWIEENAKDLNCCIQMAIDENRNIYAQTTNTKRLNKKWVQENLTSKLIEENSIIVCDMQVLYDTVAKQTKSTIQQFKSKENKELNYKKLSNVSKIQSSLKEFITHYHGIGFTNIQNYLNLWKWKYQHYGLTPYQKSNVLYFSL